From one Macellibacteroides fermentans genomic stretch:
- a CDS encoding glycoside hydrolase family 2 TIM barrel-domain containing protein encodes MRRVAFFFCALFVFVCMQGQTNFWENPTLVNENVEKARATFVPYQKSELALTGDKFKTPFVHSLNGTWRFKFSVKPSERPLDFYKTTYCDNDWSDIKVPSNWEMEGFGIPVYTNVPYIFPHNPPYQDNEDVPVGSYRTTFTVPAGWNGRETILHFESIAGAATVWVNGERVGYSKASKTAAEFNISKYLKTGKNQLAVEVFKWSDASYLEDQDFWRLAGIERDVYLISRPKVSLEDFFAVGDLDKSYKNGIFSMDVNVRNFNDAAAAGYSVVVGLTDAAGKTVFTKTLGVPSIAAKGEQKVSFKQSVASPKLWSAEYPNLYNLTVTLKDAQGKTAEFTAAKTGFRKIEMKNGQVWINGTPIIIRGTNIHEHHPKTGHTVDQATRIEDIRLMKLNNINAIRMSHYPQSIEMFKLCDQYGLYVIDEANIEVHGLDGFDRSRHPSFIKEWLGQHMDRTIRMVERDKNHPSIIGWSTGNESDFGPNYIETYNWMKQRDPSRTVQCERADENQYTDIIAWMYTSPQRLQAYADRKDTNRPWILCEYAHAMGNSTGNFQEYWDIILKSPNLQGGFIWDWVDQGMEATDPNGRKYFYYGGDMGGDRWVHQENFCANGLISADRTPHPGLIEVKKTYQGIYFEADDLLKGKIKLVNHFQFTDLSRYNYQWSFQVNDKVVATGTFNAAGKPGSVTPVTINLPSYTPKAGEEYFLNVCALEKEGTELVPVGHVVASEQLQLPASNYFEVNRKADGTLKISKDDKDLKFESGSVQGTISLQRGLLTSYKKDGKTLLTSAPVPNFWRAPTDNDFGENLQHRTNVWRTAGEIRNLVSAEVKDQTADGVEVVCKFKIAYLDVDYTMSYFIRNDGAVEVTGSMDMGTKELPELPRFGMKMQLPESFDQVSYYGRGPLENYWDRKRASFVGRYDAKVKDLGFNYIRPQENGNRADIRKVSFVNPEGVGVQIEAVGQPINFTARHNFDEDFDPGLTKKQQHISDIDRRDLVAVNIDLQQRGLGGDTSWGARPMDKYRLMDKKYSFSYLIRPFVK; translated from the coding sequence AGTTCAGTGTAAAACCATCCGAACGTCCGTTAGACTTTTATAAAACCACCTATTGTGATAACGATTGGAGCGATATCAAGGTTCCTTCCAACTGGGAGATGGAAGGATTCGGTATTCCGGTATATACCAATGTACCCTATATCTTCCCTCACAATCCTCCTTACCAGGATAACGAAGATGTGCCCGTCGGCTCATACCGTACTACTTTTACCGTGCCTGCCGGATGGAACGGACGCGAAACTATTCTGCACTTTGAATCTATCGCCGGAGCTGCCACTGTATGGGTAAATGGCGAAAGGGTAGGATATTCCAAGGCATCCAAGACAGCTGCCGAATTTAATATTTCGAAGTATCTTAAAACAGGCAAAAATCAGCTTGCCGTAGAGGTGTTCAAATGGAGCGACGCTTCCTATCTTGAAGATCAGGACTTCTGGCGTCTGGCTGGTATCGAACGTGACGTGTATCTGATTTCTCGTCCCAAAGTGTCGTTGGAAGATTTCTTTGCCGTGGGCGATCTGGACAAAAGCTACAAGAATGGTATCTTTTCGATGGATGTAAACGTACGCAACTTTAACGATGCAGCTGCTGCAGGTTATTCGGTTGTAGTAGGTTTAACGGATGCAGCCGGAAAGACGGTTTTCACCAAAACACTTGGTGTTCCTTCTATCGCAGCTAAGGGAGAACAGAAAGTTTCCTTCAAGCAATCGGTTGCTAGTCCCAAGTTATGGAGTGCAGAATACCCCAATTTATACAATCTTACCGTAACCTTAAAGGATGCACAAGGTAAAACGGCCGAGTTTACCGCTGCGAAGACCGGTTTCCGTAAGATAGAGATGAAAAACGGTCAGGTTTGGATCAACGGAACTCCTATTATCATCCGCGGAACAAATATCCACGAACATCATCCTAAAACCGGTCACACAGTGGATCAGGCTACCCGTATCGAAGATATCCGCCTGATGAAGCTGAACAACATCAACGCTATTCGCATGAGTCACTATCCTCAGAGCATTGAGATGTTCAAATTATGTGACCAATACGGACTGTACGTAATTGACGAAGCCAATATTGAAGTACACGGATTGGACGGATTCGACCGTTCACGTCACCCGTCGTTCATAAAAGAATGGTTAGGTCAGCACATGGATCGCACCATCCGCATGGTTGAACGCGATAAAAACCACCCGTCTATCATCGGATGGTCTACCGGTAACGAAAGTGATTTCGGACCTAACTATATTGAAACATACAACTGGATGAAACAACGCGACCCGTCACGTACGGTTCAGTGTGAACGTGCCGATGAAAACCAGTATACTGATATTATTGCCTGGATGTATACTTCACCCCAGCGCTTACAGGCTTATGCCGACCGTAAAGACACCAACCGTCCGTGGATTCTTTGTGAGTATGCGCATGCTATGGGTAACAGTACTGGTAACTTTCAGGAATACTGGGATATTATTCTGAAATCGCCTAATTTGCAGGGTGGTTTTATCTGGGACTGGGTTGATCAGGGTATGGAAGCAACCGATCCTAATGGAAGAAAATACTTCTATTATGGAGGAGATATGGGTGGCGACCGATGGGTACACCAGGAGAATTTCTGTGCGAATGGTTTGATCAGTGCCGACCGTACCCCTCATCCGGGATTGATTGAGGTGAAGAAGACATACCAGGGTATCTACTTTGAGGCAGACGATTTGCTGAAGGGTAAGATCAAGCTGGTGAATCATTTCCAGTTTACCGACCTGAGCAGATACAACTACCAGTGGTCTTTCCAGGTAAATGACAAAGTAGTGGCTACGGGAACATTTAACGCTGCCGGTAAACCCGGTTCGGTTACTCCGGTTACCATCAACTTGCCTTCATACACTCCTAAAGCCGGCGAAGAGTACTTCCTGAATGTTTGTGCTTTGGAGAAAGAGGGAACAGAACTGGTTCCGGTAGGACACGTTGTGGCTTCCGAACAGCTTCAGCTGCCTGCTAGTAACTATTTTGAAGTTAATCGTAAGGCCGACGGCACCTTGAAAATATCTAAAGACGACAAGGATCTGAAGTTTGAAAGTGGATCTGTACAGGGTACAATCAGCTTGCAGCGTGGATTGCTTACTTCATATAAAAAGGATGGCAAGACATTGCTTACTTCTGCACCTGTTCCTAATTTCTGGCGTGCACCGACCGATAACGACTTTGGCGAAAATCTGCAACATCGTACCAATGTTTGGCGTACGGCAGGCGAAATCCGCAACCTTGTTTCGGCAGAGGTAAAAGACCAGACGGCTGATGGAGTAGAGGTGGTTTGCAAATTCAAGATCGCTTACCTGGATGTAGATTATACAATGAGCTACTTTATCCGTAACGACGGAGCTGTTGAGGTAACCGGAAGCATGGATATGGGTACAAAGGAATTGCCGGAACTACCACGCTTCGGTATGAAAATGCAATTGCCCGAGTCGTTCGACCAGGTTTCATATTACGGTCGCGGTCCGTTGGAAAATTACTGGGATCGTAAACGTGCCTCTTTTGTAGGTCGTTACGATGCGAAGGTGAAAGACCTTGGTTTTAATTACATTCGTCCCCAGGAAAACGGTAACCGTGCCGATATTCGCAAGGTAAGCTTCGTGAACCCCGAAGGTGTGGGTGTACAGATTGAAGCTGTTGGTCAGCCCATCAACTTTACAGCCCGTCATAATTTTGACGAAGACTTTGATCCGGGTCTGACTAAAAAGCAGCAGCATATCTCCGATATCGACCGTCGCGATCTTGTTGCCGTAAATATCGACTTGCAGCAACGTGGTTTGGGTGGTGATACCAGCTGGGGTGCCCGCCCGATGGATAAGTACAGATTGATGGATAAGAAGTACAGCTTCTCTTACCTAATTCGTCCGTTTGTTAAGTAA